A DNA window from Melanotaenia boesemani isolate fMelBoe1 chromosome 6, fMelBoe1.pri, whole genome shotgun sequence contains the following coding sequences:
- the LOC121642195 gene encoding trophoblast glycoprotein-like: protein MCVFAVYVFLGLLLCAPHQCFECPFGCECFAVTRTVKCVSKALLKVPQDIPGYARTVIITGNNIHQIGPDSFTELENVTNIILSNNRITELASHTFASLTNLRFLDLSGNQLALIHPEALSIPGSPLQELNLSCSLYNFTALTDLTTALRWGGLWGLLRLNLSGNRLALLPPGMFSHVPNLQQLLLTNNSLVAVYSGTFSGMDHLEMLDLTHNTFTTFRADALQELERLGNIKILLGNNPYTCICEIHDFVTWLNKSRAQVDVDAIRCASPAGLNNSRVRGLTVQAIGCVAPVLTEVTDLTLQTSYVFLGLVLGFVGMVFLFVLYLNRNGMKKWITETRDACRDVLEGYHYRYEIDSDPRLGRISAEGSRMQRHVGLALSQQLPNDTCIVQDPTDPKTKQVMTSPHVSL from the exons ATGTGTGTCTTTGCAGTCTACGTTTTTTTGGGACTTCTTCTTTGTGCGCCCCATCAGTGCTTTGAGTGCCCTTTTGGATGTGAGTGTTTTGCTGTCACCCgtacagtgaaatgtgtttCTAAGGCTCTGCTCAAAGTACCACAAGATATTCCAGGATATGCCAGGACTGTCATCATCACTGGGAATAATATACACCAGATTGGACCTGATTCGTTTACAGAGCTGGAGAATGTCACTAACATCATTTTAAGCAATAACAG GATTACAGAGTTGGCATCCCACACCTTTGCTTCACTCACCAATCTGCGCTTCCTGGACCTCAGTGGAAACCAGCTGGCACTAATCCATCCTGAGGCTCTCAGCATACCTGGTAGCCCACTTCAGGAGCTTAACCTGAGCTGTTCGCTGTACAACTTCACCGCCCTGACAGATCTCACCACAGCTCTGCGTTGGGGTGGCCTCTGGGGGCTTCTCCGCCTCAACCTTTCTGGAAACCGTCTTGCTCTGCTGCCCCCTGGGATGTTCTCCCACGTTCCcaatctgcagcagctcctgctCACCAACAACTCTTTGGTGGCTGTCTACAGTGGGACATTTTCTGGCATGGATCATCTGGAGATGCTGGACCTGACACACAACACTTTCACAACATTCAGGGCCGATGCTCTACAAGAGCTGGAGAGGCTTGGGAACATTAAAATCCTTCTTGGTAATAACCCGTACACCTGCATTTGTGAGATCCATGATTTTGTCACTTGGCTCAATAAATCAAGAGCTCAGGTAGATGTGGATGCTATTAGATGCGCCTCACCAGCTGGATTAAACAATTCCCGGGTGCGAGGTCTGACTGTGCAGGCCATTGGTTGTGTTGCTCCAGTCCTTACTGAGGTGACTGACCTCACCCTGCAGACGTCCTATGTCTTCTTGGGGTTGGTTCTGGGCTTTGTGGGcatggtttttctgtttgtgctttACCTGAATCGCAATGGAATGAAAAAGTGGATCACAGAAACAAGAGATGCATGTCGTGATGTTCTGGAGGGGTATCACTACCGCTACGAGATTGACTCGGACCCTCGGCTGGGGCGCATCTCAGCAGAAGGCAGCAGGATGCAAAGGCATGTGGGATTAGCTTTGTCACAACAGCTCCCAAATGACACCTGTATTGTTCAGGACCCAACTGACCCAAAAACCAAACAGGTGATGACCTCCCCTCATGTAAGTTTATGA